The Streptomyces nitrosporeus genome includes a window with the following:
- a CDS encoding PhoH family protein — translation MTQSSTQPQARAQIKVPAAHPMVMLLGSGDSLLRVIESAFPAVDIHVRGNEISATGDAADVALVQRLFDEMVLVLRTGLPMTEDAVERSIAMLRASGEGNGDGAETPAEVLTQNILSNRGRTIRPKTLNQKRYVDAIDRHTIVFGIGPAGTGKTYLAMAKAVQALQSKQVSRIILTRPAVEAGERLGFLPGTLFDKIDPYLRPLYDALHDMLDPDSIPRLMAAGTIEVAPLAYMRGRTLNDAFIILDEAQNTSAEQMKMFLTRLGFDSKIVITGDVTQVDLPSGTKSGLRQVQEILQDVDDVHFSRLTSQDVVRHKLVGRIVDAYEKYDNANGPTGRNGK, via the coding sequence ATGACTCAGTCATCCACACAGCCACAGGCGCGTGCCCAGATAAAGGTCCCGGCCGCACACCCCATGGTGATGCTCCTCGGGTCGGGGGACTCGCTTCTGCGCGTGATCGAATCGGCGTTCCCGGCCGTCGACATCCATGTCCGGGGCAATGAGATAAGCGCGACTGGAGACGCGGCGGACGTCGCCCTCGTCCAGCGCCTTTTCGACGAGATGGTGCTGGTGCTCCGCACCGGGCTGCCGATGACGGAGGACGCGGTGGAACGCTCGATCGCCATGCTCAGAGCGAGCGGCGAGGGAAACGGCGACGGGGCGGAGACCCCCGCCGAGGTGCTCACCCAGAACATCCTCTCCAACCGCGGACGCACCATCCGCCCCAAGACGCTCAACCAGAAGCGCTACGTCGACGCCATCGACCGGCACACCATCGTCTTCGGCATCGGACCCGCGGGCACCGGCAAGACCTACCTCGCCATGGCCAAGGCGGTCCAGGCCCTCCAGTCCAAGCAGGTCAGCAGGATCATCCTGACCCGGCCCGCCGTCGAGGCGGGGGAGCGGCTCGGCTTCCTGCCCGGCACCCTCTTCGACAAGATCGACCCGTATCTGCGCCCCCTCTACGACGCGCTGCACGACATGCTCGACCCGGACTCCATCCCCCGGCTGATGGCCGCGGGCACCATCGAGGTCGCCCCGCTCGCGTACATGCGCGGACGCACCCTGAACGACGCGTTCATCATCCTCGACGAGGCGCAGAACACCAGCGCCGAGCAGATGAAGATGTTCCTGACCCGCCTCGGCTTCGACTCGAAGATCGTCATCACCGGTGACGTCACCCAGGTCGACCTGCCGAGCGGCACCAAGAGCGGTCTGCGCCAGGTCCAGGAGATCCTCCAGGACGTGGACGACGTGCACTTCTCCCGTCTCACCTCCCAGGATGTGGTCCGGCACAAGCTGGTCGGCCGTATCGTCGACGCGTACGAGAAGTACGACAACGCCAATGGCCCGACCGGCCGCAACGGGAAGTAG
- the ybeY gene encoding rRNA maturation RNase YbeY, protein MSIDVNNESGTEVDEQAILDIARYALARMRIHPLSELSVIVVDAAAMEQLHIQWMDLPGPTDVMSFPMDELRPPAKDDEEPPQGLLGDIVLCPEVAEKQGEDAPTRHSMDEELQLLTVHGVLHLLGYDHEEPDEKAEMFGLQAAIVDGWRGERGLTGPSPAPTVS, encoded by the coding sequence ATGTCGATCGACGTCAACAACGAGTCCGGAACCGAGGTCGACGAGCAGGCGATCCTCGACATCGCCCGCTACGCCCTGGCCCGGATGCGGATCCACCCGCTGTCCGAACTCTCGGTGATCGTGGTGGACGCCGCGGCCATGGAGCAGCTCCACATCCAGTGGATGGACCTCCCGGGTCCGACGGACGTCATGTCCTTCCCGATGGACGAACTGCGTCCGCCGGCCAAGGACGACGAGGAGCCCCCGCAGGGGCTCCTCGGTGACATCGTGCTCTGCCCGGAGGTCGCGGAGAAGCAGGGCGAGGACGCCCCCACCCGGCACTCCATGGACGAGGAACTCCAGCTCCTCACCGTCCACGGGGTGCTGCACCTCCTCGGGTACGACCACGAGGAGCCGGACGAGAAGGCGGAGATGTTCGGCCTGCAGGCGGCCATCGTCGACGGCTGGCGGGGCGAACGCGGACTGACCGGCCCGTCCCCGGCTCCCACGGTCTCGTGA
- a CDS encoding hemolysin family protein — MSISLVSGAVLLVVVGWLAACAEAGIARTSSFRAAEAVRAGRRGSAKLEQVAADPTRYLNVALLVRVACEMAAGVLVTYACLQELPETWEALAVAMGVMVLVSYVAIGVSPRTIGRQHPLNTATAAAYVLLPLARIMGPVPQLLILLGNALTPGKGFRKGPFASEAELRAMVDLAEQESLIEDEERRMVHSVFELGDTLVREVMVPRTDLVCIERHKTVRQALTLALRSGFSRIPVTGENEDDIVGIVYLKDLVRKTHINRDAEADLVSTAMRPAAFVPDTKNAGDLLREMQKDRSHVAVVIDEYGGTAGIVTIEDILEEIVGEITDEYDRELPPVQELENGCYRVTARLDIGDLGDLFDLDEYDDEDVETVGGLLAKALGRVPIAGASAVVGLPDGRAVRLTAESPAGRRNKIVTVLVEPEKTEPS, encoded by the coding sequence GTGAGCATCTCCCTCGTATCCGGGGCGGTCCTGCTGGTCGTCGTGGGCTGGCTGGCCGCCTGCGCCGAGGCCGGCATCGCCCGTACGTCCAGTTTCCGGGCCGCCGAGGCCGTCCGGGCCGGCCGCCGCGGCAGCGCCAAGCTGGAACAGGTCGCCGCCGACCCCACCCGCTACCTCAACGTGGCCCTGCTCGTCCGGGTCGCCTGCGAGATGGCGGCGGGGGTGCTGGTGACCTACGCCTGCCTCCAGGAGCTCCCCGAGACCTGGGAGGCGCTCGCCGTCGCCATGGGGGTGATGGTCCTCGTCAGCTACGTCGCCATCGGTGTCTCCCCGCGTACCATCGGCCGCCAGCACCCGCTGAACACGGCCACCGCGGCCGCGTACGTCCTGCTGCCGCTCGCCAGGATCATGGGACCGGTACCGCAGCTGCTGATCCTCCTCGGCAACGCGCTGACCCCGGGGAAGGGCTTCCGCAAGGGGCCGTTCGCCAGCGAGGCCGAGCTGCGCGCCATGGTCGACCTCGCCGAGCAGGAGTCGCTCATCGAGGACGAGGAACGCCGCATGGTGCACTCGGTCTTCGAGCTCGGCGACACCCTCGTCCGCGAGGTGATGGTGCCCCGCACCGACCTGGTCTGCATCGAGCGCCACAAGACGGTCCGCCAGGCGCTGACCCTCGCCCTGCGCTCCGGTTTCTCACGGATCCCGGTCACCGGGGAGAACGAGGACGACATCGTCGGCATCGTCTACCTCAAGGACCTGGTCCGCAAGACGCACATCAACCGCGACGCGGAGGCCGACCTGGTCTCCACGGCGATGCGCCCCGCCGCCTTCGTCCCCGACACCAAGAACGCCGGTGACCTGCTGCGCGAGATGCAGAAGGACCGCAGCCACGTCGCGGTCGTCATCGACGAGTACGGCGGCACGGCGGGCATCGTCACCATCGAGGACATCCTGGAGGAGATCGTCGGCGAGATCACCGACGAGTACGACCGCGAACTCCCGCCCGTCCAGGAGCTGGAGAACGGCTGCTACCGGGTCACCGCACGGCTGGACATCGGCGACCTCGGAGACCTGTTCGACCTCGACGAGTACGACGACGAGGACGTGGAGACCGTCGGCGGCCTGCTGGCGAAGGCGCTCGGACGGGTCCCGATCGCCGGCGCCTCCGCGGTCGTCGGGCTGCCCGACGGACGCGCCGTCAGACTGACCGCGGAGTCCCCGGCGGGCCGCCGGAACAAGATCGTCACGGTCCTGGTGGAACCGGAGAAGACGGAGCCGTCGTGA
- a CDS encoding MmcQ/YjbR family DNA-binding protein: MTPQELRSLCLEFNGSTEEFPFGPETSVFKVLGKMFALSALDGSPLTVNLKCDPDEAVRFREKYEAVAPGWHMNKRHWNTVTVSGLPAPVLREMIEDSYDLVVAGLPKAERLRLDRP, translated from the coding sequence GTGACCCCTCAGGAACTGCGCTCCCTCTGCCTGGAGTTCAACGGGAGCACCGAGGAGTTCCCCTTCGGCCCGGAGACCTCGGTCTTCAAGGTCCTGGGAAAGATGTTCGCCCTCAGCGCGCTCGACGGCAGCCCGCTGACGGTCAACCTCAAGTGCGACCCGGACGAGGCGGTGCGGTTCCGCGAGAAGTACGAGGCGGTCGCGCCCGGATGGCACATGAACAAGCGCCACTGGAACACCGTCACCGTCTCCGGCCTCCCGGCCCCGGTGCTCCGGGAGATGATCGAGGACAGCTACGACCTGGTGGTCGCGGGACTGCCGAAGGCGGAGCGCCTCCGGCTGGACCGCCCGTAG
- a CDS encoding cytidine deaminase yields the protein MTDTTGLGPEDRKIITLARSVRARNGVPEGAAVRDETGRTYAAGTVALESLKLSALQTAVAMAVASGATSLEAAAVVSAAEDLSDLDRAAVRDLGGAGTPVLFAGPDGTLRATVSAG from the coding sequence ATGACTGACACCACCGGGCTCGGCCCCGAGGACCGCAAGATCATCACGCTGGCCCGCAGCGTCCGTGCCCGCAACGGGGTGCCGGAGGGCGCTGCCGTACGCGACGAGACGGGGCGCACCTACGCGGCCGGCACCGTGGCCCTGGAGTCGCTGAAGCTCAGCGCGCTGCAGACCGCGGTCGCCATGGCCGTCGCGAGCGGCGCGACCTCGCTGGAGGCCGCCGCCGTCGTCTCGGCGGCCGAGGACCTCTCCGACCTGGACCGGGCCGCCGTACGCGACCTGGGCGGGGCCGGCACCCCCGTCCTGTTCGCCGGTCCCGACGGGACCCTCCGGGCGACCGTGTCCGCGGGCTGA
- the era gene encoding GTPase Era: protein MGVMSARPNNEAAARQAEDTASHRAGFACFVGRPNAGKSTLTNALVGQKVAITSNRPQTTRHTVRGIVHRPEAQLILVDTPGLHKPRTLLGERLNDVVRTTWAEVDVIGFCLPADQKLGPGDKFIVKELAGIKKTPKIAIITKTDLVDSKTLAEQLLAVSRLGEELGFEWAQIVPVSAVQDRQVGLLADLIVPLLPKSPPLYPEGDLTDEPEMVMVAELIREAALEGVRDELPHSIAVVVEEMLPREDRPADKPLLDVHANIYIERPSQKGIIIGPKGKRLKDVGTKSRKHIEALLGTPVFLDLHVKVAKDWQRDPKQLRKLGF from the coding sequence ATGGGCGTCATGAGCGCTCGACCGAACAATGAAGCCGCTGCGCGGCAGGCGGAAGACACGGCCTCCCACCGGGCCGGTTTCGCCTGCTTCGTGGGCCGCCCCAACGCGGGCAAGTCCACCCTCACGAACGCTCTGGTCGGCCAGAAGGTGGCGATCACCTCCAACCGGCCCCAGACCACCCGGCACACCGTGCGGGGCATCGTGCACCGCCCGGAAGCCCAGCTGATCCTGGTGGACACCCCCGGTCTCCACAAGCCGCGCACCCTCCTCGGCGAACGGCTCAACGACGTCGTGCGGACCACCTGGGCCGAGGTCGACGTCATCGGTTTCTGCCTGCCCGCCGACCAGAAGCTGGGTCCCGGCGACAAGTTCATCGTCAAGGAACTCGCGGGCATCAAGAAGACGCCGAAGATCGCGATCATCACCAAGACCGACCTGGTCGACTCCAAGACGCTCGCCGAGCAGCTCCTCGCCGTGTCCCGCCTCGGTGAGGAACTCGGCTTCGAGTGGGCGCAGATCGTGCCGGTCTCCGCCGTCCAGGACCGCCAGGTCGGCCTGCTGGCCGACCTCATCGTCCCGTTGCTGCCGAAGAGCCCGCCGCTCTACCCGGAGGGCGACCTCACCGACGAGCCGGAGATGGTCATGGTCGCCGAGCTGATCCGCGAGGCCGCGCTGGAGGGCGTACGGGACGAGCTGCCGCACTCCATCGCGGTGGTCGTCGAGGAGATGCTGCCCCGCGAGGACCGCCCGGCGGACAAACCGCTGCTGGACGTCCACGCCAACATCTACATCGAGCGCCCCAGCCAGAAGGGCATCATCATCGGCCCGAAGGGCAAGCGGCTCAAGGACGTCGGCACCAAGTCGCGCAAGCACATCGAGGCACTGCTGGGCACCCCGGTCTTCCTCGACCTCCATGTGAAGGTCGCGAAGGACTGGCAGCGCGATCCGAAGCAGCTGCGCAAGCTGGGGTTCTGA
- a CDS encoding protealysin inhibitor emfourin, whose product MRIRVSRTGGFAGIARHGEIDTSGRADAPEWEALAEAALAAGRDAPPAGVPDGFRYGITVDGRTVHCADPRLTEAQRTLITRVLKEGA is encoded by the coding sequence ATGCGCATCAGGGTGAGCAGGACCGGCGGCTTCGCCGGTATCGCGCGTCACGGCGAGATCGACACCTCGGGGCGGGCCGACGCCCCGGAGTGGGAGGCTCTGGCCGAGGCGGCGCTCGCCGCCGGCCGGGACGCCCCGCCGGCGGGGGTGCCGGACGGCTTCCGCTACGGCATCACGGTCGACGGCCGCACGGTCCACTGCGCGGACCCGCGGCTGACGGAGGCACAGCGGACGCTGATCACCCGGGTCCTGAAGGAAGGCGCCTGA
- a CDS encoding M4 family metallopeptidase, with protein MQPRPNHGPRPVFCTIVPPHLLDKLSQTDDPLLADPARRTLETDGSRRQHRRVTALALRPRPPRTSDPVPTKPQRTLYDCRHGTGLPGHKVRGEGDEPTGDASVNRAYAGLGATFDLLLTEFGRSSIDGKGLPLIGSVHYDEKYNNAFFDGEQMVFGDGDGEIFLDFTLAIDVIAHELAHGLTQYTANLDYEGQPGALNESVSDVFGSLVKQYSLGQSAEQGDWLIGAGLLAPRVTGDALRSMKAPGTAYDDDVLGKDPQPASMDDYVETDEDNGGVHINSGIPNRAFYLLATALGGNAWERAGRIWFDVLTGGELAQDADFASFARLTVAAARSRFGEGDEVEAVLKAWSEVGVPTR; from the coding sequence ATGCAGCCTCGACCGAACCACGGGCCCCGGCCCGTCTTCTGCACCATCGTCCCGCCCCACCTCCTCGACAAGCTGTCCCAGACCGACGACCCCCTGCTGGCGGACCCCGCCCGTCGCACCCTGGAGACCGACGGGTCCCGCCGCCAGCACCGGCGGGTGACCGCGCTGGCCCTGCGGCCCCGTCCGCCGCGCACCTCCGACCCCGTCCCCACCAAGCCGCAGCGCACCCTGTACGACTGCCGCCACGGCACCGGTCTGCCCGGGCACAAGGTCCGCGGCGAGGGCGACGAGCCCACCGGGGACGCCAGCGTGAACCGCGCGTACGCCGGCCTCGGCGCCACCTTCGACCTCCTGCTCACGGAGTTCGGCCGCAGTTCCATCGACGGCAAGGGTCTGCCGCTCATCGGCTCGGTGCACTACGACGAGAAGTACAACAACGCGTTCTTCGACGGCGAGCAGATGGTCTTCGGGGACGGTGACGGTGAGATCTTCCTCGACTTCACCCTCGCCATCGACGTGATCGCCCACGAACTCGCCCACGGCCTGACCCAGTACACGGCCAACCTGGACTACGAAGGCCAGCCGGGCGCGCTCAACGAGTCGGTGTCGGACGTCTTCGGCTCCCTGGTCAAGCAGTACTCCCTCGGCCAGAGCGCCGAGCAGGGCGACTGGCTGATCGGCGCCGGTCTGCTGGCCCCCCGGGTGACCGGGGACGCCCTGCGCTCGATGAAGGCCCCAGGCACGGCGTACGACGACGACGTGCTCGGCAAGGACCCGCAGCCGGCCTCGATGGACGACTACGTCGAGACCGACGAGGACAACGGCGGGGTGCACATCAACTCGGGCATCCCCAACCGCGCCTTCTACCTGCTCGCCACGGCGCTCGGCGGCAACGCGTGGGAGCGGGCAGGGCGGATCTGGTTCGACGTGCTGACCGGTGGTGAGCTGGCCCAGGACGCGGACTTCGCCTCCTTCGCCCGGCTGACGGTCGCCGCGGCGCGCAGCAGGTTCGGCGAGGGCGACGAGGTGGAGGCGGTACTGAAGGCGTGGTCGGAGGTGGGAGTCCCGACCAGGTGA
- the leuA gene encoding 2-isopropylmalate synthase: MTAAHSPRNTPAPVGGPTPVTNATQLQKPSGMPVHKYRGYESVDIADRTWPDNRITRAPRWLSTDLRDGNQALIDPMSPARKREMFDLLVRMGYKEIEVGFPSSGETDFAFVRSIIEEGAIPEDVTISVLTQAREELIERTVESLRGAHRATVHLYNATAPTFRRVVFRGSKEEVKQIAVDGTRLVMEYADKILGDETVFGYQYSPEIFTDTELDFALEVCEAVCDVWQPEEGREIILNLPATVERSTPSTHADRFEWMSRNLSRREYVCLSVHPHNDRGTAVAAAELAIMAGADRIEGCLFGQGERTGNVDLVTLGMNLFSQGVDPQIDFSQIDEIRRTSEYCNQMEVHPRHPYAGDLVYTAFSGSHQDAIKKGFDAMEADAAAQGRTVDEIEWAVPYLPIDPKDVGRSYEAVIRVNSQSGKGGIAYVLKNDHKLDLPRRMQIEFSRIIQAKTDAEGGEVTPAQIWSVFQDEYLPSPDEAADRWGRVRIRSGQTTTGSDGQDTITVEATVDGTDTVLTGTGNGPISAFFEALQAIGIDVRLLDYTEHTMSEGASAQAASYIECAIDGKVLWGIGIDPNTTRASLKAVVSAVNRATR, translated from the coding sequence ATGACCGCCGCGCATTCCCCCCGGAACACCCCCGCCCCCGTGGGCGGACCCACCCCGGTCACCAACGCCACCCAGCTGCAGAAGCCTTCCGGGATGCCGGTCCACAAGTACCGCGGTTACGAGAGCGTGGACATCGCCGACCGCACCTGGCCCGACAACCGGATCACCCGGGCGCCGCGCTGGCTGTCCACCGACCTGCGGGACGGCAACCAGGCCCTGATCGACCCGATGTCCCCCGCCCGCAAGCGGGAGATGTTCGATCTGCTCGTACGCATGGGCTACAAGGAGATCGAGGTCGGCTTCCCCTCCTCCGGCGAGACCGACTTCGCGTTCGTGCGCTCCATCATCGAGGAGGGCGCGATCCCCGAGGACGTGACGATCTCCGTCCTGACGCAGGCCCGTGAGGAACTGATCGAGCGGACCGTGGAGTCGCTGCGCGGAGCGCACCGCGCCACCGTCCACCTGTACAACGCCACCGCCCCCACCTTCCGCCGGGTCGTCTTCCGCGGCTCCAAGGAGGAGGTCAAGCAGATCGCCGTGGACGGCACCCGGCTGGTCATGGAGTACGCCGACAAGATCCTGGGCGACGAGACGGTCTTCGGCTACCAGTACAGCCCGGAGATCTTCACCGACACCGAACTGGACTTCGCCCTGGAGGTCTGCGAGGCGGTCTGCGACGTCTGGCAGCCGGAGGAGGGGCGCGAGATCATCCTCAACCTGCCCGCCACCGTGGAGCGTTCGACGCCGTCCACCCACGCGGACCGGTTCGAGTGGATGTCGCGCAACCTGTCCCGCCGCGAGTACGTCTGCCTGTCGGTCCACCCGCACAACGACCGCGGCACCGCCGTCGCCGCCGCCGAACTGGCCATCATGGCGGGCGCCGACCGCATCGAGGGCTGCCTGTTCGGCCAGGGCGAGCGCACCGGCAACGTCGACCTGGTCACCCTGGGCATGAATTTGTTCTCCCAGGGAGTCGACCCGCAGATCGACTTCTCGCAGATCGACGAGATCCGCCGCACCAGCGAGTACTGCAACCAGATGGAGGTCCACCCGCGCCACCCCTACGCGGGCGACCTGGTCTACACCGCCTTCTCCGGCTCCCACCAGGACGCCATCAAGAAGGGCTTCGACGCCATGGAGGCCGACGCGGCCGCCCAGGGCAGGACGGTGGACGAGATCGAGTGGGCGGTGCCCTACCTGCCGATCGACCCGAAGGACGTCGGCCGGTCCTACGAGGCGGTCATCCGGGTCAACTCGCAGTCCGGCAAGGGCGGCATCGCGTACGTCCTGAAGAACGACCACAAGCTGGACCTGCCCCGGCGGATGCAGATCGAGTTCTCCCGGATCATTCAGGCCAAGACCGACGCCGAGGGCGGCGAGGTCACCCCGGCCCAGATCTGGTCGGTCTTCCAGGACGAGTACCTGCCCAGCCCGGACGAGGCCGCGGACCGCTGGGGCCGTGTCCGGATCCGGTCCGGCCAGACGACGACCGGTTCCGACGGCCAGGACACGATCACCGTCGAGGCCACCGTGGACGGCACGGACACCGTGCTCACCGGCACGGGCAACGGTCCGATCTCGGCGTTCTTCGAGGCGCTGCAGGCCATCGGCATCGACGTACGGCTGCTGGACTACACCGAGCACACGATGAGCGAGGGAGCGAGCGCGCAGGCCGCCTCCTACATCGAGTGCGCCATCGACGGCAAGGTGCTGTGGGGGATCGGTATCGACCCCAACACCACCCGGGCCTCGCTGAAGGCGGTCGTCTCCGCGGTCAACCGCGCGACCCGCTGA
- a CDS encoding TerB family tellurite resistance protein, which translates to MRSSRGQRATGPRMCGVRTVWDTVGDGEFFCPGCGGDRNYRHLTGRHRFTVLGLPLVPRGSAGPVVECAACHAHFPTDVLDHPTTTRFSAMLREAVHTVTLAVLAAGGTTSRTVLQAAAAVVRDAGLDDCTQEQLYTIVEVLAADAGHGGTDPAAEACGAALAIELHEVLGPLAPHLAVPGREKLLLQGARIALTDGPYSQAEREVLTAVGGALQLCPADTAKLLEAARTPS; encoded by the coding sequence GTGCGGTCATCCAGGGGACAACGCGCCACGGGGCCGCGCATGTGCGGCGTCCGCACCGTCTGGGACACCGTCGGCGACGGCGAGTTCTTCTGCCCCGGCTGCGGAGGCGACCGCAACTACCGCCACCTCACCGGCCGCCACCGCTTCACCGTGCTCGGCCTCCCGCTGGTGCCGCGCGGCAGCGCGGGCCCCGTCGTCGAATGCGCCGCCTGCCACGCGCACTTCCCGACCGACGTCCTCGACCACCCGACCACGACCCGCTTCTCCGCCATGCTGAGGGAGGCCGTGCACACCGTCACCCTGGCGGTGCTCGCGGCCGGCGGCACCACCTCGCGCACGGTCCTCCAGGCGGCCGCGGCCGTCGTCCGGGACGCCGGGCTCGACGACTGCACCCAGGAGCAGCTCTACACCATCGTCGAGGTGCTCGCCGCGGACGCCGGGCACGGCGGCACCGACCCGGCCGCCGAGGCGTGCGGAGCGGCCCTCGCCATCGAACTGCACGAGGTGCTGGGGCCGCTCGCCCCGCACCTGGCCGTGCCCGGCAGGGAGAAGCTCCTGCTCCAGGGGGCGAGGATCGCGCTCACCGACGGCCCCTACAGCCAGGCCGAGCGCGAGGTGCTGACCGCGGTGGGCGGCGCGCTCCAGCTCTGTCCGGCCGATACCGCCAAGCTGCTGGAAGCGGCCCGCACGCCCTCCTGA
- the recO gene encoding DNA repair protein RecO: protein MSLFRDDGVVLRTQKLGEADRIITILTRGHGRVRAVARGVRRTKSKFGARLEPFSHVDVQFFARGSELIGRGLPLCTQSETIAAYGGGIVTDYGRYTAGTAMLETAERFTDHEGEPSVQQYLLLVGALRTLSRAEHAPHLILDAFLLRSLAVNGYAPSFDACARCGMPGPNRFFSVASGGVVCADCRVPGSVVPSAEAVGLLSALLTGDWETADASEARHVREGSGLVSAYLHWHLERGLRSLRYVEK, encoded by the coding sequence ATGAGCTTGTTCCGGGACGACGGCGTCGTGCTGCGTACGCAGAAGCTGGGCGAGGCCGACCGGATCATCACGATCCTGACCCGCGGCCACGGGCGGGTGCGCGCCGTCGCCCGTGGGGTGCGCCGCACCAAGTCCAAGTTCGGGGCGCGGCTCGAACCCTTCTCCCATGTGGACGTGCAGTTCTTCGCACGCGGCAGCGAGCTGATCGGCCGCGGTCTGCCCCTGTGCACCCAGAGCGAGACCATCGCCGCGTACGGCGGCGGCATCGTGACCGACTACGGCCGCTACACCGCCGGCACCGCGATGCTGGAGACCGCCGAACGCTTCACCGACCACGAGGGCGAGCCCTCCGTCCAGCAGTACCTGCTGCTCGTCGGCGCCCTGCGCACCCTCTCCCGCGCCGAGCACGCGCCGCACCTCATCCTCGACGCGTTCCTGCTGCGCTCCCTCGCCGTCAACGGCTACGCCCCCAGCTTCGACGCCTGCGCCCGGTGCGGGATGCCCGGGCCGAACCGGTTCTTCTCGGTCGCCTCCGGCGGTGTGGTCTGCGCCGACTGCCGGGTGCCCGGCAGCGTCGTACCCTCGGCGGAGGCCGTCGGGCTGCTGAGCGCGCTGCTCACCGGTGACTGGGAGACGGCCGACGCGTCCGAGGCGCGTCATGTCAGGGAGGGGAGCGGGCTGGTGTCCGCCTATCTGCACTGGCATCTGGAGCGCGGCCTGCGCTCGCTCCGGTACGTAGAGAAGTGA
- a CDS encoding isoprenyl transferase, giving the protein MAVRGMLGGRNRREYKTPEPHPSGAVPPRIPGELVPKHVAVVMDGNGRWAKERGLPRTEGHKVGEGVVMDVLKGCIEMGVKNLSLYAFSTENWKRSPEEVKFLMNFNRDVIRRRRDEMDELGIRIRWVGRMPKLWKSVVQELQVAQEQTKDNDRMTLYFCVNYGGRAEIADAAQRIAQDVAAGRLDPSKVNEKTFAKYIYYPDMPDVDLFVRPSGEQRTSNYLIWQSAYAEMVFQDVLWPDFDRRDLWRACLEYAQRDRRFGGAEEVTGT; this is encoded by the coding sequence ATGGCAGTACGCGGGATGCTCGGCGGCCGTAACCGGCGTGAGTACAAGACCCCCGAGCCGCACCCCTCCGGCGCCGTCCCGCCGAGGATCCCCGGCGAGCTGGTGCCCAAGCACGTCGCCGTGGTGATGGACGGCAACGGCCGCTGGGCCAAGGAGCGCGGCCTCCCGCGCACCGAGGGCCACAAGGTCGGCGAGGGCGTCGTCATGGACGTCCTCAAGGGCTGCATCGAGATGGGCGTCAAGAACCTCTCGCTGTACGCCTTCTCGACGGAGAACTGGAAGCGGTCTCCCGAAGAGGTGAAGTTCCTGATGAACTTCAACCGGGACGTGATCCGCCGCCGCCGCGACGAGATGGACGAGCTGGGCATCCGGATCCGCTGGGTCGGGCGCATGCCGAAGCTGTGGAAGTCCGTCGTCCAGGAACTCCAGGTCGCCCAGGAGCAGACCAAGGACAACGACAGGATGACGCTGTACTTCTGCGTCAACTACGGCGGCCGGGCCGAGATCGCCGACGCCGCCCAGCGCATCGCCCAGGACGTCGCGGCCGGGCGGCTGGACCCGTCGAAGGTCAACGAGAAGACCTTCGCGAAGTACATCTACTACCCGGACATGCCGGACGTGGACCTCTTCGTACGCCCCAGCGGCGAGCAGCGCACGTCCAACTACCTGATCTGGCAGAGCGCGTACGCCGAGATGGTCTTCCAGGACGTCCTGTGGCCCGACTTCGACCGCCGGGACCTGTGGCGGGCCTGCCTGGAGTACGCCCAGCGCGACCGCCGCTTCGGCGGGGCGGAAGAGGTCACCGGGACCTGA
- a CDS encoding Fur family transcriptional regulator codes for MATAPISGTNAAPVRGRSTRQRAAVAAALDEVDEFRSAQDLHDVLKHRGDSVGLTTVYRTLQSLADAGEVDVLRTTDGEAVYRRCSTGEHHHHLVCRVCGKAVEVEGPAVEQWAESIASQHGYVNVAHTVEIFGTCAECAIPSSG; via the coding sequence GTGGCGACGGCGCCGATCAGTGGCACGAACGCGGCACCGGTGCGCGGCCGTTCGACCCGGCAGCGGGCGGCGGTCGCCGCCGCCCTGGACGAGGTGGACGAGTTCCGCAGTGCCCAGGACCTCCATGACGTCCTCAAGCACCGCGGGGACTCCGTCGGCCTGACCACGGTCTACCGGACCCTGCAGTCCCTCGCCGACGCCGGCGAGGTCGACGTGCTGCGCACCACGGACGGCGAGGCGGTCTACCGCCGCTGTTCGACCGGCGAGCACCACCACCACCTGGTGTGCCGGGTCTGCGGCAAGGCCGTCGAGGTCGAGGGCCCCGCGGTGGAGCAGTGGGCGGAGTCCATCGCCTCGCAGCACGGCTATGTCAACGTGGCCCACACCGTCGAGATCTTCGGCACCTGCGCGGAGTGCGCCATTCCCTCTTCCGGGTGA